A genome region from Oncorhynchus gorbuscha isolate QuinsamMale2020 ecotype Even-year linkage group LG26, OgorEven_v1.0, whole genome shotgun sequence includes the following:
- the LOC124016315 gene encoding VIP peptides-like isoform X1 yields MHSVMAQTNSFHRLFLMALCSMLCTRTTSLPAVAAYSVRSGTVETDGKGDWEQSLSINDMENLKLLYDIIARPTRHADGLFTSGYSKLLGQLSAKDYLESLIAKRVSNDLMEDQFPVKHHSGAVFSDNYSHYGKQMAIKKYLKSALSNKRSLEEPTIPELSIRSEPSSQQKSFIDPLRNIF; encoded by the exons ATGCAT AGCGTTATGGCACAGACGAACAGCTTTCATCGACTTTTTTTGATGGCACTATGCAGTATGCTGTGCACCAGAACCACGAGTCTACCTGCTGTCGCCGCATACTCAGTCAG GTCAGGGACTGTTGAGACAGATGGGAAGGGTGACTGGGAGCAGAGTCTGTCAATAAATGACATGGAAAACCTTAAACTTCTCTATGATATAATTGCAAG ACCAACAAGACATGCAGATGGTCTCTTCACAAGTGGCTACAGCAAACTTTTAGGTCAGCTTTCGGCCAAGGACTACCTTGAATCCTTGATTGCAAAGCGAGTCAG TAATGACCTCATGGAGGACCAGTTTCCAGTAAAACACCACTCAGGCGCTGTGTTTTCAGACAACTACAGCCACTACGGAAAACAGATGGCCATCAAGAAATACTTGAAATCAGCGCTGTCAAACAAGAGGAG CTTGGAGGAACCTACTATTCCAGAATTATCCATTAGGAGCGAGCCTTCCTCACAGCAAAAGTCTTTCATTG ACCCTCTAAGGAATATCTTCTAA
- the LOC124016315 gene encoding VIP peptides-like isoform X2 has protein sequence MHSVMAQTNSFHRLFLMALCSMLCTRTTSLPAVAAYSVRSGTVETDGKGDWEQSLSINDMENLKLLYDIIARPTRHADGLFTSGYSKLLGQLSAKDYLESLIAKRVSNDLMEDQFPVKHHSGAVFSDNYSHYGKQMAIKKYLKSALSNKRSLEEPTIPELSIRSEPSSQQKSFIGTTL, from the exons ATGCAT AGCGTTATGGCACAGACGAACAGCTTTCATCGACTTTTTTTGATGGCACTATGCAGTATGCTGTGCACCAGAACCACGAGTCTACCTGCTGTCGCCGCATACTCAGTCAG GTCAGGGACTGTTGAGACAGATGGGAAGGGTGACTGGGAGCAGAGTCTGTCAATAAATGACATGGAAAACCTTAAACTTCTCTATGATATAATTGCAAG ACCAACAAGACATGCAGATGGTCTCTTCACAAGTGGCTACAGCAAACTTTTAGGTCAGCTTTCGGCCAAGGACTACCTTGAATCCTTGATTGCAAAGCGAGTCAG TAATGACCTCATGGAGGACCAGTTTCCAGTAAAACACCACTCAGGCGCTGTGTTTTCAGACAACTACAGCCACTACGGAAAACAGATGGCCATCAAGAAATACTTGAAATCAGCGCTGTCAAACAAGAGGAG CTTGGAGGAACCTACTATTCCAGAATTATCCATTAGGAGCGAGCCTTCCTCACAGCAAAAGTCTTTCATTGGTACA ACCCTCTAA